AGGAATTATTCCAGCACGCTATGCCTCAAGTCGTTTTGAAGGCAAGCCGTTGGCGAATCTACTCGGGAAGCCCATGGTGCAGCATGTCTATGAAAGTGCATGCCGCGCAAAAACATTAGATGAAGTTATTATCGCGACAGATGACCAACGGATTTATGACGCCGTAACACGCTTCGGTGGGAATGTTCAGATGACCGGTCCGTGTGCAACAGGTACGGAACGGGTAGCCGTCGTCGCAGAACGTTTGACGTGCGATATTGTTGCCAATATACAGGGTGATGAACCCTTGCTTGAACCGGCACAGGTCGACATGATGTTGCAGCCTTTTATTGATCGACCGGAAGTGCAAGTTTGCACGTTAAAACAGCGGGTTGAAACCGCTGCAGATTATCGAGACGTTAACGTCGTTAAAGTCGTTACAGATCTTCAGGGCGACGCCTTGTACTTTTCGCGCGCACCCATGCCCGGGCAGGTCAACGAAACAGAGTTACACAAGTTCCCTGTGTATCGGCATGTCGGTTTGTACGCCTACCGTCGAGAGCAACTTCTCGCGTTTACGAGGTGGAGCCGCACACCTTATGAACTCGCGGAAGGGTTAGAGCAATTGCGTTTTTTAGAGCATGGTATCCCTATCCATGTCGTTGAAACGGATACTCCGCTTATTGGGGTCGATGTTCCTGCCGACTTGGAGCGGGTGAAACAAATTTTGGAGGCTTGACCACAATACTTTTCAACCGCTGAAACTTATTCACAAGGTAAGTTAGAAAAAATGACAAATCTGGTTAATACCAGAAACCAAGCCTGTAACGTAGTGGAAGGCGGCTCGAACACGAAAACGGTCATAGTTCTGAACATCCAAACTTATCCGCAAGGAACAATTAAAAAATGACAAAATATATTTTCGTGACGGGCGGAGTTATTTCAGGTATCGGCAAAGGAATCACAACTGCATCCCTTGGCAGATTACTCATCAACCGCGGGTTTAAGGTGATTGTTGTCAAGATCGATCCGTATCTCAACGTAGACGCGGGTGTGATGAATCCATTTCAACACGGCGAGGTTTTCGTCACCCATGATGGCGCGGAAACCGACCTGGATATAGGGAACTATGAACGGTTTCTTGGCATTGACCTGAACAAATATTCTAACTTCACGACGGGTTCCGTTTACAGCGAAGTCATCGCAAAAGAACGGCGAGGGGACTATCTCGGTGAAACCGTGCAGCTGATTCCGCATATTACGGACGAAATCAAACGCCGTATCTACCAGATTGGCAAGGATAACGAAGCCGAAATCGTCATTACAGAGATAGGCGGAACGATCGGCGACTTTGAAATGCCTCCTTTCGTTGAAGCGATTCGTCAGATGGCAGTTGAGGTGGAGCGTGAAAATATGATGTTCCTCCATGTCTCCCTCATTTATACCTTACCCAACGGTGAAAGCAAGAGTAAACCCACACAGCACAGTATCCGTAAACTCCAAGAATTGGGAGTCCAGCCAGATTTGTTGCTGTGTCGCACCAGTCAATCATTGGATGAGGCATTTCGGCGGAAAATCGCACTCCTCTGTGGTATTAGCGAAAACTATATTTTTGAAGGATTGGACACAAAATGCGTAGATGAAATCCCTCTCAACTTTGAACGGCAAGGGATGGGACATCTCGTTCTAAAGAGACTTGGACTCGAAGCACGCCCACCGATGGATGTAGAATGGGTCGCAATGGTTGAAAAACTCAAAAATCCGAACCAGAAAGCCCGGATCGCTATTGTCGGAAAATACACAACCGGTAACGATGCCTATATCAGTGTCCAAGAAGCGCTCAAGCATGGTGGAATTGCTAACGAAACCGCTGTTGAAATTGAGTGGATAGAAGCTGAATCGCTCACAGACCATCCCGACCTCGATAGTGTCTTTCGGAACGCCGACGGGATACTGGTTCCGGGAGGGTTCGGTTATCGCGGAATTGAAGGGATGTTGGTTGCCGCGCGATATGCCCGCGAAAATAAGATTCCGTATTTGGGTTTGTGCCTCGGAATGCAGTGTTTAGTGATTGAGTTTGCTCGACACGTAGCGAAATTAAAAAATGCAAACAGTACAGAAGTCGACGAAGAAACACCCTACCCTGTTATAGACTTAATGCATGACCAACGCACGGTAGCTGACCTCGGCGCAACAATGCGACTTGGACATTACCCGTGCGTCCTCAAAGAGAACACCAGAAGCTACGCCGCCTATCAACAACCGATTATTGTAGAACGACACCGGCATC
The Candidatus Poribacteria bacterium DNA segment above includes these coding regions:
- the kdsB gene encoding 3-deoxy-manno-octulosonate cytidylyltransferase, which produces MQSVGIIPARYASSRFEGKPLANLLGKPMVQHVYESACRAKTLDEVIIATDDQRIYDAVTRFGGNVQMTGPCATGTERVAVVAERLTCDIVANIQGDEPLLEPAQVDMMLQPFIDRPEVQVCTLKQRVETAADYRDVNVVKVVTDLQGDALYFSRAPMPGQVNETELHKFPVYRHVGLYAYRREQLLAFTRWSRTPYELAEGLEQLRFLEHGIPIHVVETDTPLIGVDVPADLERVKQILEA
- a CDS encoding CTP synthase, coding for MTKYIFVTGGVISGIGKGITTASLGRLLINRGFKVIVVKIDPYLNVDAGVMNPFQHGEVFVTHDGAETDLDIGNYERFLGIDLNKYSNFTTGSVYSEVIAKERRGDYLGETVQLIPHITDEIKRRIYQIGKDNEAEIVITEIGGTIGDFEMPPFVEAIRQMAVEVERENMMFLHVSLIYTLPNGESKSKPTQHSIRKLQELGVQPDLLLCRTSQSLDEAFRRKIALLCGISENYIFEGLDTKCVDEIPLNFERQGMGHLVLKRLGLEARPPMDVEWVAMVEKLKNPNQKARIAIVGKYTTGNDAYISVQEALKHGGIANETAVEIEWIEAESLTDHPDLDSVFRNADGILVPGGFGYRGIEGMLVAARYARENKIPYLGLCLGMQCLVIEFARHVAKLKNANSTEVDEETPYPVIDLMHDQRTVADLGATMRLGHYPCVLKENTRSYAAYQQPIIVERHRHRYELNNQYRSQLESAGLRFSGLSPDESLVEIAEVTEHPWMVGSQFHPEFQSKPLAPHPLFRDFIAAVLSRRCQVNHPEEGKKQ